A genome region from Trichoderma asperellum chromosome 7, complete sequence includes the following:
- the ADI1 gene encoding 1,2-dihydroxy-3-keto-5-methylthiopentene dioxygenase, translating into MITISWHVIDGLNLQDQVSIWGDFSEWGTAIQSLCFLNIRHLTLFSIHHLETPHSIAAEQLKMKAYMYDNVPGDQRLPHDSGREVTASDLATIGVLYRRLAETSEVDVLAAERGYKNRDEIVVSPEKMGDVYEDKVKMFFNEHLHEDEEIRYIRGGQGYFDVRNKGDEWVRIQLEKDDLIILPAGIFHRFTTDESNYVHAMRLFKDEPKWTPLNRAPELDGNDIRKEYVGQYLS; encoded by the exons ATGATTACAATCTCCTGGCATGTAATTGATGGCTTAAATCTCCAAGACCAAGTCAGTATTTGGGGCGATTTTAGCGAGTGGGGCACTGCCATTCAGTCTCtctgctttttaaatattcgTCATTTGACGCTCTTCTCAATCCATCATCTGGAAACCCCTCATAGcatagcagcagagcagtTGAAAATGAAGGCGTACATGTACGATAACGTGCCA GGCGACCAGCGTCTGCCTCATGACTCTGGCCGAGAGGTGACGGCTAGCGACTTGGCCACCATCGGCGTGCTCTACCGTCGCCTTGCCGAAACCAGCGAGGTGGACGTGCTGGCGGCCGAACGTGGATACAAGAACCGCGATGAGATTGTCGTGTCGCCCGAGAAGATGGGCGACGTCTATGAGGACAAGGTCAAGATGTTCTTCAACGAGCACTTacacgaggacgaggagattCGGTACATCCGGGGCGGCCAGGGCTACTTCGACGTCCGGAACAAGGGTGACGAGTGGGTGCGCATTCAGTTGGAAAAAGACGATCTCATCATTCTGCCCGCCGGCATCTTCCACCGCTTCACCACTGACGAGTCCAAC TATGTCCACGCCATGAGGCTCTTCAAGGATGAGCCAAAGTGGACTCCCCTGAACCGCGCTCCAGAGCTGGACGGCAATGACATCCGTAAAGAGTATGTCGGCCAGTATCTCAGCTGA
- a CDS encoding uncharacterized protein (EggNog:ENOG41) translates to MCMSRDDVSPEVKQDALRCLQSWVSFAQKTSARNSYIADSLRPLIGGSISALMVEELYNAAAELLIDVLFNWPSLLTEHHYTMLANIFDTPWFQHRYDQLIQGDVDFESTQLGYVLLAFGEARVEVLIQNDHDQNKNILSRLCGLLAADGYPVAENKIFVPAIEFWSTLTESISDMDPESTSASSVTAITIPYIFQATSHAWKKIIYPPADEFHSWDSGDRAGFNDARKDVVDLLQAVYALIGPRLVETFSSLILSTLASSSWLELESAIFCLGGLADCSREDPRCDDFLAAVFSSPLFSVLRSAQKNIPARVRQTCLTLIEQYTEYFERNTHLLPTALSLLFNEVSEHSMAIPASKSIHRLCSSCRSHLHPQMEGLLAEYRNLVATASLDCISREKIVGALAAIAQAIPEDEKRYIACSGLLDIIQGDVQQSMKLVNVTNDEILPQQMELPCSDILPEEHVGLHVALRALRCLASMGKGLQSPPDFSIDLETDSNQKAKTPKLIHIQEQIIRIIVEVQNVYSGSSEVTELICSVLRSGFSESEPGPFVLTPEDIVRFLVGHSKDTPRIGIVVSMACSFISSLPPQMLGEYQKILSDVLSWVIGLLKQLPEPGAEPELVQNGIDLVSRLLTRSPSAFISLEPSDSIEFFFLFTLQVMDGKEPLPKAAAAEFWTAFVGTRGDDTMLQETFKRAMDTLGPLLTQSLARNIGGNALRSELDRLSEPLRKLVVNYPMSREWLQSGLDHPSFPSQRVAPEQKSLFVKKVISLRGSRATNQVVRDFWLTARGANFAYAS, encoded by the exons TCGTGGGTTTCATTTGCTCAGAAAACATCGGCACGAAATAGCTACATTGCGGATTCTCTACGACCCCTCATCGGAGGCTCTATCAGCGCTTTGATGGTCGAGGAACTATACAATGCGGCTGCGGAATTGCTTATTGATGTGCTCTTCAACTGGCCTTCTCTGCTCACCGAGCACCACTATACTATGCTCGCCAATATCTTTGATACGCCATGGTTCCAACACCGATATGACCAACTCATACAGGGGGATGTTGACTTTGAGTCAACGCAGCTCGGATATGTACTTCTCGCCTTCGGTGAAGCCCGAGTAGAAGTTCTCATTCAGAATGATCATGACCAGAACAAGAATATCCTGTCTAGGTTGTGCGGTCTTCTTGCGGCTGATGGCTATCCGGTTGCTGAGAACAAGATTTTTGTCCCCGCCATCGAATTTTGGTCGACCCTGACCGAATCCATCTCGGATATGGATCCAGAGTCTACTTCGGCAAGCTCAGTAACTGCAATCACGATTCCATATATCTTCCAGGCGACCTCACATGCATGGAAGAAGATTATCTATCCTCCAGCAGATGAATTTCATTCATGGGATTCAGGTGATCGCGCCGGATTCAACGATGCTAGGAAAGACGTAGTGGATCTTTTGCAAGCTGTATATGCCTTGATCGGGCCGAGGCTTGTCGAAACCTTTTCTTCATTGATATTATCAACCTTGGCAAGCTCATCCTGGTTGGAACTAGAGTCAGCTATTTTCTGCTTGGGCGGTCTAGCGGACTGTAGTCGAGAAGATCCGCGCTGTGATGACTTCCTCGCCGCGGTTTTCTCTTCGCCCCTATTTTCGGTGCTTCGAAGTGCTCAGAAGAACATACCAGCCCGAGTAAGGCAAACTTGCCTCACTCTAATTGAACAGTACACCGAATACTTTGAAAGAAATACCCACCTTCTACCTACCGCCCTCAGTCTTCTGTTCAACGAAGTTTCAGAACACTCCATGGCCATACCAGCATCAAAGTCTATACACCGGCTTTGCTCGTCTTGCCGGTCACATCTGCATCCTCAAATGGAGGGCCTCCTAGCCGAGTACCGCAATTTAGTTGCCACAGCATCACTTGATTGCATTTCTCGTGAGAAAATTGTAGGCGCTCTCGCCGCCATTGCTCAAGCCATTCCtgaggatgagaagagatATATTGCTTGTTCTGGATTGCTTGATATTATACAAGGCGACGTCCAACAATCCATGAAGTTAGTGAATGTAACCAATGATGAAATACTACCGCAGCAAATGGAACTTCCTTGCTCAGATATCTTGCCTGAGGAACACGTTGGCCTGCATGTCGCTCTCAGGGCCCTGAGATGTCTGGCAAGCATGGGCAAGGGCTTGCAATCTCCTCCAGACTTCTCAATCGATCTTGAGACTGATTCCAACCAGAAAGCCAAGACCCCCAAATTGATCCACATTCAAGAGCAAATAATACGCATCATTGTCGAAGTCCAAAATGTGTACAGTGGAAGCTCAGAGGTTACAGAGCTGATATGCAGCGTACTTCGCAGCGGTTTCTCCGAAAGTGAGCCGGGACCGTTCGTCCTTACCCCCGAGGATATAGTGCGCTTTCTGGTTGGGCATTCGAAAGATACACCTAGGATTGGTATTGTTGTCAGCATGGCGTGTTCTTTTATTAGCTCCCTACCTCCTCAGATGCTGGGAGAGTATCAAAAGATACTCTCGGATGTGCTCTCCTGGGTAATCGGACTCTTGAAACAGCTTCCCG AGCCGGGAGCAGAGCCTGAGCTCGTACAGAATGGCATTGATCTTGTCAGCCGACTGCTGACTAGAAGCCCCAGCGCTTTCATCAGCCTGGAACCATCAGACTCAATCGAGTTCTTTTTCCTATTCACGCTGCAGGTTATGGACGGGAAAGAGCCATTACCTAAGGCGGCTGCGGCGGAATTTTGG ACTGCGTTTGTCGGCACTCGGGGAGATGATACAATGCTTCAGGAAACTTTCAAGAGAGCCATGGATACGCTTGGGCCCTTGTTAACTCAATCCCTTGCAAGAAATATCGGCGGCAATGCTCTGCGGAGCGAGTTAGACCGACTAAGTGAACCTTTGAGGAAACTTGTCGTCAACTACCCGATGTCGAGAGAGTGGCTGCAGTCCGGTCTAGACCATCCGTCATTCCCCAGTCAGAGGGTCGCTCCAGAGCAGAAATCACTCTTCGTGAAGAAGGTCATCAG TCTTCGAGGCTCTCGGGCGACAAATCAGGTTGTTAGAGATTTCTGGCTGACTGCGAGAGGGGCTAACTTTGCCTATGCATCTTAA
- a CDS encoding uncharacterized protein (EggNog:ENOG41): MEARTEVSESSDGPARPKLQLPASCDPPSPNGSTKKLVWIIFGGTGHMGRSLVKSTLSHGDLVCSVGRIFETPQKDMEGIHENCLGLLCDVRSRESVNRVFRQVMDKFGRVDVVANCSGYGVIGSCEDQDEHDLRNQFETNFMGTLHIIHATLPYFRRQQAGRYLIFSSTSGALGVPGLGPYCASKYAVEGLIEAMLYETDAFHVKATLIEPGLVRRDEPDSGNSPLPTWGHFFIKPPSEHYSTATSPALHAKRMVQWLGDRQPTSAVKCAELVWQLGHCSYPPLRLLLGSYAIESIRDRMRSVTEELEDWKHLNFAIVPDSDKEGTEEIGAEASADFVVA; the protein is encoded by the exons ATGGAGGCTCGCACAGAAGTTAGCGAATCGAGCGACGGGCCGGCGAGGCCCAAACTGCAGCTGCCGGCGAGTTGCGATCCGCCTTCGCCGAATGGATCAACAAAGAAGCTTGTCTGGATT ATCTTTGGCGGCACCGGCCACATGGGCCGGTCGCTGGTCAAAAGCACCTTGTCCCACGGCGATCTGGTGTGCTCGGTAGGGCGAATCTTTGAGACGCCACAGAAGGACATGGAGGGCATCCATGAAAACTGCCTGGGCCTCCTGTGCGACGTGCGCTCGCGGGAGTCGGTCAATCGCGTCTTCCGGCAGGTCATGGACAAGTTTGGCCGCGTCGACGTGGTCGCAAACTGCTCGGGCTACGGCGTCATCGGGTCGTGCGAGGACCAGGACGAGCACGATCTGCGCAACCAGTTCGAGACCAACTTCATGGGCACGCTGCACATCATCCACGCGACGCTGCCCTACTTCCGGCGGCAGCAGGCCGGGCGGTATCTGATCTTCAGCTCTACGTCCGGCGCTCTGGGCGTGCCGGGCCTGGGGCCCTACTGCGCCAGCAAATATGCCGTCGAGGGCCTCATCGAGGCTATGCTGTATGAAACAGATGCGTTCCACGTCAAGGCCACGCTCATCGAACCAGGGCTCGTCCGACGTGACGAACCTGACTCTGGCAACAGTCCCTTGCCCACCTGGGGCCATTTTTTCATCAAGCCGCCCAGCGAGCATTATTCAACCGCAACTTCTCCAGCCCTTCACGCAAAGCGAATGGTGCAGTGGCTGGGAGATCGCCAGCCAACAAGTGCCGTCAAGTGCGCTGAGCTCGTCTGGCAACTGGGTCACTGCTCGTATCCGCCATTAAGGCTACTGCTTGGCAGCTATGCTATCGAGAGCATCCGAGACAGAATGCGCTCCGTCACCGAAGAGCTGGAGGACTGGAAGCATCTGAACTTTGCCATAGTGCCCGATTCCGACAAAGAGGGAACCGAGGAAATAGGTGCCGAAGCAAGTGCGGATTTTGTTGttgcttga
- a CDS encoding uncharacterized protein (EggNog:ENOG41~TransMembrane:3 (n17-27c32/33o67-85i92-111o136-154i)), producing MSHAMKQFSALRYSRRLLFGGIGTGVCYGAFAANASTIRFDSRRKQSAAAPTQYAAKPVEPLSSPEIIRQISSGSVVGFATGLVVSVFSRTLVLLGGVLTACYHLASSYGLPLPRFLNFPKYLAERVPLLSHSTRTGWFVASFVLTFVLSAFVSL from the exons ATGAGTCACGCAATGAAGCAATTCTCCGCCCTTCGCTACTCCCGAAGACTTCTCTTTGGGGGTATCGGCACAGGCGTCTGCTACGGGGCCTTTGCGGCAAACGCCTCTACCATTCGGTTTGACTCTCGGCGAAAGCAATCCGCAGCAGCCCCGACTCAGTATGCGGCGAAACCTGTGGAACCGCTGTCTTCTCCTGAAATCATCCGGCAAATCTCTTCTGGCAGTGTTGTTG GCTTTGCCACCGGTCTTGTTGTTTCGGTCTTTTCTCGCACTCTTGTGTTACTTGGCGGAGTGCTTACAGCATGCTATCAT CTCGCCTCTTCATATGGGCTGCCCTTGCCGAGATTTCTTAATTTTCCCAAGTATCTCGCAGAGAGAGTTCCTCTTCTTAGCCATAGCACAAGAACTGGATGGTTTGTTGCATCGTTCGTTTTAACTTTTGTCCTGTCGGCGTTTGTAAGCCTCTAA